The Vibrio penaeicida genome contains a region encoding:
- a CDS encoding DUF3085 domain-containing protein, which translates to MSKLIFTRTQVQELSNFCNDNNLETFFLAKDNGIYIAATVGSNKDNTFKNCVQFAEGCDPDQDEAVYGDWYENARDLAGGDDIGEYLDVSILLDVLKQDNWKNFVITLTQTQLTISIAL; encoded by the coding sequence ATGTCCAAATTAATCTTCACAAGAACGCAGGTTCAAGAATTATCCAACTTTTGCAATGACAACAACCTAGAGACATTTTTCCTAGCGAAAGATAATGGAATTTATATCGCAGCTACGGTCGGAAGTAACAAAGACAACACATTTAAAAATTGTGTTCAATTTGCGGAGGGGTGCGACCCCGATCAAGATGAAGCTGTATATGGGGATTGGTATGAGAACGCTAGAGACTTAGCAGGGGGGGACGACATTGGCGAGTACCTAGACGTGTCGATTTTACTTGATGTCCTAAAGCAAGATAATTGGAAAAACTTCGTTATAACGTTGACCCAAACACAATTGACAATATCAATTGCATTATGA
- a CDS encoding PRTRC system ThiF family protein yields MNTNTLVCPLEYQKRPIRILQVGAGGNGAAFTNSIYRLHTYLTEMGHDFGIELLVADGSTVSETNTLRQNFWAADVGYNKASLVVNRFNLFGRKTQWDSIERHLTASEIAKLMTDDYDILVTCVDSAKLRAQISDEAKKLRTTSKALWLDLGNERDTGNVFFGHVFSTQVRDAVPNVVDLNPEIRDVVDNPKRSCSAAESFNSQGVLVNAMCANIAAKMLNQFVTKGSLDYHAVYFDFSKNFETTVMPINPDIWASYFGYSKAA; encoded by the coding sequence ATGAATACGAACACTTTAGTATGTCCACTGGAATACCAGAAACGTCCCATCCGTATTTTGCAAGTAGGAGCAGGGGGCAATGGGGCAGCATTTACCAATTCAATTTATCGACTTCACACCTATCTGACAGAAATGGGGCATGACTTCGGTATCGAACTTTTGGTAGCCGATGGAAGTACAGTGAGTGAGACGAATACCCTACGTCAAAATTTTTGGGCAGCAGACGTTGGCTATAACAAAGCTAGTCTTGTTGTGAACCGCTTTAACCTTTTTGGTAGAAAGACCCAATGGGACTCAATCGAACGTCATTTAACAGCAAGTGAAATTGCAAAGTTGATGACTGATGATTACGACATTCTTGTTACGTGTGTTGATTCAGCCAAGCTTCGAGCACAAATCAGTGACGAAGCAAAAAAACTGCGAACTACGAGTAAAGCTTTGTGGCTCGACCTTGGTAATGAACGTGATACAGGAAACGTGTTTTTTGGTCATGTATTTTCAACACAAGTTAGGGATGCAGTCCCAAATGTCGTTGACCTCAACCCTGAAATTCGTGATGTGGTTGATAACCCAAAACGTTCGTGTAGCGCAGCCGAAAGCTTTAATTCGCAAGGCGTACTGGTGAATGCCATGTGTGCCAATATCGCAGCCAAAATGCTGAACCAGTTTGTCACGAAAGGCAGTCTCGACTATCACGCTGTCTACTTCGATTTCAGTAAGAATTTTGAAACCACAGTCATGCCAATAAACCCAGACATTTGGGCATCGTATTTCGGGTACTCAAAGGCTGCCTAG
- a CDS encoding beta clamp domain-containing protein produces MKIIIKKVNLIAALATPTNCTGKSDKAFSECLKVEAQGNTIKVSAVHNGLEANLFCVAESIEDFQPFVVDAKRIFDLVKTYDAEKNINISLNEEQTKLIFKSGRSRHTIEVMPIEGFPVTQAFREGHSHIKVKLSILKDALTSVAWAATQNLNKLPSDRMFLGSTLMKIEKDFVSIFSADGLKCCEAKFPCDIVTSDTPDLLMPKRVIDLLSNFSAYSDLEVELMFNSSQVRLIVPQVGILTSSVCCQMYPDLQTKTQSEQVIACEVNSTEFRSAIRRFAAGVKEQDKVGLVMEFKANELTLQDPKSGSKEVLDADLITGETSQFNLQLKMIRDVTTQLDGETLVVGVNKESWAFVAPKDSEYNTKSCFLQYKL; encoded by the coding sequence ATGAAGATCATTATCAAGAAAGTTAACCTTATTGCTGCTCTTGCCACACCAACAAACTGTACTGGAAAAAGTGATAAGGCTTTCTCTGAGTGCTTAAAGGTTGAAGCGCAAGGCAATACCATTAAAGTCAGTGCCGTTCACAACGGGCTAGAAGCCAACCTTTTTTGTGTTGCCGAGTCCATCGAAGATTTTCAGCCCTTTGTCGTAGATGCAAAGCGAATCTTTGATTTGGTGAAAACCTACGATGCTGAAAAAAACATCAACATTTCTTTGAACGAAGAACAAACCAAACTGATTTTTAAGTCAGGTCGATCTCGCCATACAATTGAAGTTATGCCCATTGAGGGCTTTCCAGTAACACAAGCATTCAGAGAGGGGCATAGCCACATTAAGGTCAAGCTGTCCATTTTGAAAGATGCATTGACTTCTGTGGCGTGGGCAGCGACTCAGAACCTAAATAAACTCCCTAGTGACCGGATGTTTTTGGGATCAACGCTAATGAAGATAGAAAAGGACTTCGTTTCTATTTTCTCGGCTGACGGTCTGAAATGTTGTGAGGCGAAATTCCCATGTGACATTGTAACGTCAGATACCCCTGATTTACTGATGCCAAAGCGAGTAATTGACTTGCTCAGTAACTTCTCAGCCTACTCCGATCTGGAAGTTGAATTAATGTTCAACAGTTCCCAAGTTCGTTTGATAGTACCTCAAGTTGGGATTCTAACTTCCTCTGTATGTTGCCAAATGTACCCCGACTTACAAACCAAAACCCAATCAGAACAAGTGATTGCTTGTGAAGTAAACAGCACTGAGTTTCGAAGCGCAATTCGTAGATTTGCAGCAGGTGTGAAAGAGCAAGACAAAGTTGGATTAGTTATGGAGTTCAAAGCCAACGAGCTGACGTTACAAGATCCAAAGTCAGGCTCAAAAGAAGTCCTAGATGCTGACCTAATCACTGGTGAAACCAGTCAGTTTAATCTACAGCTCAAGATGATTCGTGACGTTACTACTCAACTAGACGGTGAAACCCTAGTGGTTGGCGTTAACAAGGAAAGTTGGGCATTTGTCGCTCCAAAGGACTCAGAATACAACACCAAATCTTGTTTTTTGCAGTACAAGCTTTAA